A single region of the Liolophura sinensis isolate JHLJ2023 chromosome 9, CUHK_Ljap_v2, whole genome shotgun sequence genome encodes:
- the LOC135475006 gene encoding uncharacterized protein LOC135475006, translating to MGDTGQDNVDALTSQEKKSRGRNRFCKTCKFSSTDAKEFQHHQMYAHNAEENKALDKEIQSQKLEPRRKSLNAASRSPRRSKDDSDNLSTSRSPTADLKQQGEHNAKINGTDEEIEQMKLTNMDDSLTKKNPAVPVKRTGNIQTRNYVCAKCTFDTTSAQVFLHHQVDEHQENISIFECDLCDYATKYKQKLPRHRKLHFTAREGGDTPDMDFSAVSAISETDALDDQNDSTDVVDGVVNMQSGKTAAANSNGIIELGLEDLEGSDKPDESDAAEMLQSEIEEETPEPELESSAAATPAAASTPTPSADTPVRKKAPRQEVDPRKYVVIRSDKGVKFACSRCTSIYSWRKSLNKHWKEKHPGDLPDAKVKAKKLAELSESEAYGSPGDVSATLVRGKHNFSSFGPPMTSSPVLNIPRSRSSTPLSGSGMPTNGSTYHQASYQTQDGYPAHPMPNVIGPFVTNSIRPTYINESAVGEDLSSAKDIMAKMQPEILDLSRSSKQEYEEDSENLDESLQNEPLDFSIKQASGESESSSVRTLLENGSLDGHYLYNRMHIKTEPAWSGDENDNFKRDNFNVAKGTQGSPQKSPRNHVLQCSRCAYVAKTLVDYSAHMGIHLNKRAFKCAECQEHFSAVEELNSHFAENHSEKILKHKEAIQKIPHGLLQTYHLLNVPVNKLSTLSNNSYTQTGDKQLKCNMCGFVARWPAELQKHAVSHSEERPFVCMVCGSTYKWKWDLVKHFEKSHHTLPNPYKRRDPGSQQSPSSSFSTSTAAALLDNDRSLPAMEEDSGNSDTEPNKKRRRLSDSDLSQLKARASESEGTGINADSNNNEDEDELTDDCKILSQEYENEYLAALEMRRLAPSEIEAMNQIRMASEGRPEGMEGIEFDPEDPEPYMQYCRPINEATQKIIAETLRQRISQGRFPNMNDEKALSGDPSSSADILLPYKCPSCEYRARWPSEITQHMKNHSDEKPFRCPRCSYRSKWKWDVVKHLKRCGGGTIKDVIDTSVDEQKMDLCGGNVVLSVPKLDGSKQSTSQPLSYLVGSFPNSQGQNQAISLLSSGRSVLKSPCPNVTVLPPNASGLVGIPSASLLQNSPEGALSPNSAHGGAVQKAVKQPVFRGLINGGMYHCLHCQFVGHSPAELKRHSMIHSEERPFTCSTCGYSSKWKGDLKKHLRTYNHAGIIAGPPTNRPILPRPDPSDDESPSNLSQTDDGKTGDGLSMIFHDKILFKCKTCPYVTYKKSSYDAHLKTHGASGSSEGPSKFKCKQCQFQAQDLSTFLQHRLTHTQAAQMTVPTKKPVASQSFDNEVSSRTIHLKYRRRPVKQFKCSKCPYVCFKRSGLDSHEAMHEPRGVDAHTCLFCDYNVYNRSLLMQHMRLHSEYDPAIHELVGEGESDSPPDVQEECSEPSEEIIDLTPNTNYVYNVNMREATSSVQSPIKQATSSKRLACEWCSASFDHLLNLFQHAQMMHPQELSAQEKAPMDFSQTSSHPLDFSQKTQPQTVPPHRVKPGVSLLTGTVQGNFMGNQTFATPKTYQPIMPKKMDTSSNQSDVDKQPWLINARKTTRSPVAARKSTSPAKRSPRHQCSKCPFIASNLFSYYRHMERHGSNCKHTCSYCDYSINRLNLLYQHMKGAHNIYWYSGDGKNSGPDLKQLAIADKNQNANNEVSRTPTPSTVSPSPTGSTYSQDMDPHLTSVSPSSSLGPEPAEEVPLDFNLEKAVMNVDFKKRLPVGSIRKPGAKPTLVIVEETNWRGIPIQICFLDGRKNYKCPLCNYISNNAANATNHVRQHGTNRRYRCDYCNYSVDNLRLVYHHMESIHRNCPYNTVERIEKSGGQIESIDDSVMNDDASSVGTAEDIANNVLDTKVISQLETALSQNPTVKLSKDEPPRRSIKCSFCPFRAKNKDSYTKHLEMHELSGRYKCKHCSYSADRLNLMTQHSRVHPASEGSGLGNCIEISHTAARGVAKHSINMNSRINGRIRYRCSRCPFKTFCKSNIIKHRRQHLMNGKYKCPKCNYSAMRWYVLQQHLKFHEADDPTKQSPSNKDSFQDFILDPNDEKAAEALRQAEPGTLPDAEQQEQELMMSADGAGEGMEFDSEQDLEGLENGDLDAMETDHPFQEGDELEPGSLECKECPFTALTVTDYRKHSRLHKLALKFRCDLCSYSIDRLNVLLEHRQLHLGDPDYVQDMPTESLLNPDYTEKGRKVSSPDSGDSGEEKLMVKSGSMSEESKRFTCSMCPHQCNKVRNLNAHMARHGQNGKFICDCCSWSSNRLNLVYQHRQVHSKEPDFDQNPEDIKFLNRQYALGESVSPSLEQSEDSTGETGLEEEEEEDGNEDEAHIELVRGGSTPSETTSMQIPRIQRQYNCHLCPFSCNSKSSFAYHKNLHVIRAKYTCTNCSYSVARWNLLRQHMRLHENPVDETVSTKQRLKCPLCPYHTRSKELLDAHITMHSSGKKHSCDFCNFSSDQYSLLQQHLKVHSTITIEAKDGPEMKNEIKVFEPPESGMSRSLLYFRGNKGVSEETTDSPDPEFKCERCPYSASTKQEMDAHEDHHNVKSEADCPFCDFSCTQIDELLEHARLHFPSTQMDMSTLQNLLSKNEKKKNETVAKLSQSKKELAADNTSAETSTDKTMETGKANAEKDDKTADENAGMQDQKEATRSQRTKVYVCQYCDREFEEKALMRDHEKQHLIGSQY from the coding sequence ATGGGAGACACAGGGCAGGACAATGTTGACGCACTGACCTCACAGGAGAAAAAGTCTCGTGGCCGAAATCGATTCTGCAAGACCTGCAAATTCTCCAGCACAGATGCTAAGGAGTTCCAACATCATCAGATGTATGCTCATAATGCAGAGGAGAACAAAGCCCTTGATAAAGAAATTCaatcccaaaaattagaaccAAGGCGGAAATCCTTAAATGCTGCCAGCAGAAGCCCAAGGCGATCGAAAGACGATTCAGACAATTTATCAACTTCCAGAAGCCCTACTGCTGACCTTAAACAGCAGGGCGAGCACAACGCTAAAATTAATGGAACAGATGAGGAAATTGAACAAATGAAGCTTACAAACATGGATGACTCGTTAACGAAGAAGAATCCTGCTGTTCCTGTCAAAAGAACAGGAAACATTCAGACCAGGAATTACGTCTGTGCCAAATGCACCTTTGACACAACCAGTGCCCAGGTGTTCCTTCATCACCAGGTGGATGAACATCAAGAGAACATTTCCATTTTCGAATGTGATTTATGTGACTATGCAACGAAATACAAACAAAAGCTACCTCGCCATCGAAAACTTCATTTCACGGCTCGTGAAGGTGGCGACACACCAGACATGGACTTTTCTGCAGTTTCTGCAATTTCTGAAACTGATGCCTTAGACGATCAAAATGACTCAACAGACGTTGTCGATGGTGTTGTTAATATGCAGTCCGGTAAGACAGCAGCTGCCAACTCCAATGGAATCATCGAACTTGGCCTTGAAGATTTGGAGGGCAGTGACAAACCAGATGAAAGTGATGCAGCAGAAATGCTTCAGAGTGAAATTGAGGAAGAAACTCCTGAGCCTGAGCTAGAGTCCTCAGCAGCTGCTACACCTGCTGCTGCATCAACACCAACTCCAAGTGCTGACACTCCAGTAAGAAAGAAAGCTCCCAGACAGGAGGTGGACCCACGCAAATATGTTGTCATTCGCAGTGACAAAGGAGTCAAATTTGCCTGTTCAAGGTGCACCAGTATTTATAGCTGGCGGAAATCTCTCAACAAACATTGGAAAGAAAAGCATCCTGGCGATCTTCCTGATGCTAAAGTTAAGGCTAAAAAACTTGCTGAACTAAGCGAAAGTGAAGCCTATGGCTCCCCAGGGGATGTTTCTGCCACACTTGTTCGTGGAAAACATAACTTCAGCAGCTTTGGACCTCCCATGACTTCTTCACCAGTTTTAAACATTCCACGATCCCGATCTTCCACGCCCTTATCCGGCTCTGGCATGCCAACAAATGGATCTACATACCATCAGGCAAGCTATCAAACCCAGGATGGTTATCCTGCACACCCAATGCCTAATGTCATTGGACCATTCGTAACCAATTCCATCAGACCAACATACATCAACGAATCCGCCGTTGGCGAGGATCTGTCCTCTGCTAAAGATATCATGGCCAAAATGCAACCAGAGATCTTAGACTTGTCCAGATCTTCCAAGCAAGAGTATGAAGAGGATTCTGAAAACTTAGATGAAAGCCTGCAAAACGAACCCCTTGATTTCTCCATCAAGCAAGCTTCAGGTGAAAGTGAAAGCAGCAGTGTGCGAACTTTGCTGGAGAATGGTTCCCTGGATGGACATTACCTTTACAACAGAATGCATATAAAGACTGAGCCTGCCTGGTCAGGAGACGAGAATGACAACTTCAAGCGGGACAACTTCAATGTGGCCAAAGGCACGCAGGGTTCACCTCAGAAAAGCCCTCGTAACCATGTCCTTCAGTGCTCCCGTTGTGCTTACGTGGCTAAAACGCTTGTTGATTACAGTGCTCATATGGGCATTCATTTGAACAAAAGAGCTTTCAAATGTGCAGAATGTCAGGAGCATTTCAGTGCAGTGGAAGAGCTGAACAGTCACTTTGCCGAAAATCACTCCGAAAAAATTCTCAAGCACAAAGAAGCTATCCAGAAAATCCCTCATGGACTGCTCCAAACTTATCACCTACTGAATGTTCCTGTAAACAAACTGTCCACCCTTTCTAATAACAGCTACACTCAAACAGGCGACAAGCAGTTAAAATGCAATATGTGTGGGTTTGTAGCTCGCTGGCCAGCTGAACTGCAGAAACATGCCGTTTCCCATTCCGAAGAACGCCCATTTGTGTGTATGGTGTGTGGGtctacctacaagtggaagtgggatcttgtaaaacattttgagaaaagCCACCATACTCTACCCAACCCTTACAAACGCCGAGATCCGGGATCCCAACAGTCTCCTTCCTCTTCCTTCTCTACATCTACTGCAGCAGCTCTACTTGACAATGACAGAAGCCTCCCTGCTATGGAAGAGGACTCTGGTAACTCTGACACTGAACCAAATAAGAAGAGAAGAAGACTGTCGGATTCGGATCTCTCTCAGCTGAAAGCCAGAGCCAGTGAGTCTGAGGGAACTGGCATCAACGCAGACTCCAACAACaatgaagatgaagatgaacTGACTGATGACTGCAAAATTCTTTCACAAGAATATGAAAATGAATATCTTGCAGCACTAGAAATGCGTCGACTGGCACCATCAGAAATTGAGGCCATGAACCAGATTAGAATGGCAAGTGAGGGCAGACCCGAAGGTATGGAGGGCATAGAATTTGACCCAGAAGATCCAGAACCATACATGCAGTACTGCAGACCTATCAATGAAGCCACACAGAAAATCATTGCAGAAACCTTAAGACAACGAATCAGTCAAGGAAGGTTTCCAAATATGAATGACGAGAAGGCACTCTCAGGAGACCCGTCATCTAGTGCTGATATCCTACTTCCATACAAATGCCCTTCGTGTGAGTACAGAGCACGGTGGCcatctgaaataacacagcATATGAAGAACCACTCTGATGAGAAGCCATTTAGATGCCCAAGGTGCAGTTATCGTAGCAAGTGGAAATGGGATGTTGTCAAACATTTAAAACGTTGTGGAGGAGGAACCATTAAAGATGTTATTGACACGTCTGTAGACGAACAGAAGATGGATCTGTGTGGTGGAAATGTGGTTCTCAGTGTGCCGAAATTGGATGGATCAAAACAATCCACATCCCAACCACTGTCGTATCTAGTCGGATCATTCCCTAATTCTCAAGGCCAGAACCAAGCCATTTCTTTACTATCCTCCGGACGATCTGTGCTGAAATCTCCATGCCCAAATGTGACTGTATTACCCCCAAATGCTAGTGGTTTGGTAGGAATCCCCTCTGCTAGTCTTCTGCAGAATTCACCTGAAGGGGCTTTAAGCCCAAACTCTGCACATGGAGGTGCGGTTCAGAAAGCTGTAAAGCAGCCTGTTTTCAGAGGGCTTATCAATGGAGGAATGTATCACTGCCTGCACTGTCAATTTGTCGGGCATAGCCCAGCTGAACTAAAGAGACACTCCATGATTCACTCTGAAGAAAGACCATTTACTTGTTCTACTTGTGGGTACAGCAGCAAGTGGAAGGGGGACCTGAAAAAGCATCTGAGGACGTACAACCATGCTGGAATTATCGCTGGACCTCCAACAAACCGGCCTATTCTCCCCAGACCTGATCCATCGGACGATGAATCACCTTCCAACCTAAGTCAAACTGATGATGGCAAAACTGGTGATGGTTTATCCATGATCTTTCATGATAAGATACTTTTCAAATGCAAGACATGCCCTTATGTGACCTACAAGAAAAGCTCTTACGACGCCCATTTGAAAACTCATGGTGCTTCAGGGTCAAGCGAGGGACCATCGAAATTCAAGTGCAAGCAGTGCCAGTTTCAAGCTCAGGACTTGTCCACATTTCTGCAGCACAGACTAACCCATACGCAAGCAGCGCAGATGACAGTTCCAACCAAGAAACCTGTTGCGTCGCAGTCCTTTGACAATGAGGTGTCGTCCAGAACCATACATTTGAAATACAGACGGAGGCCAGTCAAACAGTTCAAATGCAGCAAATGTCCTTACGTGTGCTTCAAGAGGAGTGGGCTAGACTCGCACGAAGCCATGCATGAACCCAGAGGTGTAGATGCTCACACATGCCTGTTTTGCGACTACAATGTATACAACAGAAGTCTTCTCATGCAGCATATGAGGCTTCATTCTGAGTATGACCCAGCCATTCATGAACTTGTGGGCGAAGGTGAAAGCGACAGTCCCCCAGATGTGCAAGAGGAATGCAGTGAACCTAGTGAAGAAATTATTGACTTGACTCCTAATACGAATTatgtttacaatgtaaacatgCGTGAGGCCACAAGTTCTGTGCAGTCTCCCATTAAGCAAGCCACCTCAAGCAAAAGACTGGCATGTGAATGGTGCAGCGCATCTTTTGATCATTTGCTAAACCTGTTTCAGCATGCTCAGATGATGCATCCACAAGAATTGAGTGCCCAAGAGAAGGCTCCAATGGATTTCTCCCAGACTTCCAGTCATCCTTTGGACTTCTCTCAGAAAACCCAGCCTCAGACTGTCCCACCTCACAGGGTTAAGCCAGGAGTGTCCTTGCTTACTGGCACAGTGCAAGGTAACTTCATGGGGAATCAAACATTTGCCACACCAAAAACCTACCAGCCTATCATGCCCAAGAAAATGGACACAAGCTCCAACCAAAGTGATGTGGACAAGCAACCATGGCTGATTAATGCAAGGAAAACAACTCGCTCTCCTGTGGCAGCAAGAAAGAGCACAAGTCCTGCCAAGCGCAGCCCCAGACACCAGTGCTCTAAGTGCCCATTCATTGCCAGTAACTTGTTCTCCTACTACAGACACATGGAGCGACATGGCAGCAATTGTAAACATACTTGCTCTTATTGTGACTACAGCATTAATCGCCTGAACCTTCTGTATCAACACATGAAGGGAGCCCACAATATCTACTGGTATTCTGGAGATGGGAAAAACAGTGGCCCAGACTTAAAACAGCTTGCCATTGCAGATAAGAATCAGAATGCTAATAATGAAGTGTCCAGGACACCAACTCCCTCAACCGTCAGCCCATCCCCAACAGGATCCACATATTCACAGGACATGGATCCTCATCTCACATCTGTGAGTCCTAGCAGCTCTCTTGGCCCTGAGCCAGCTGAAGAGGTGCCGCTCGACTTCAACCTGGAGAAGGCAGTGATGAATGTCGACTTCAAAAAAAGGCTTCCTGTAGGGAGCATTCGTAAGCCAGGGGCAAAGCCTACTTTGGTGATTGTTGAAGAGACCAACTGGCGTGGTATTCCCATCCAAATCTGCTTCCTTGATGGCCGCAAAAATTATAAATGCCCTCTTTGTAACTACATAAGTAATAATGCTGCAAATGCTACAAACCATGTCCGCCAGCATGGCACCAACCGAAGATACAGGTGCGACTATTGTAATTATAGTGTAGATAACCTGAGACTGGTCTATCATCACATGGAATCAATTCATAGAAATTGTCCTTACAATACAGTGGAAAGGATTGAGAAATCTGGGGGGCAGATAGAGAGCATTGATGACTCGGTGATGAATGATGATGCCAGTTCAGTTGGCACAGCAGAGGACATCGCCAACAATGTCCTGGATACCAAAGTTATTTCCCAGCTTGAAACGGCCCTAAGTCAAAATCCAACAGTTAAGTTGTCCAAAGATGAGCCGCCACGAAGAAGCATCAAGTGTTCTTTCTGCCCATTCCGTGCAAAAAATAAAGATTCCTACACCAAGCACCTTGAAATGCATGAACTGAGTGGAAGGTACAAGTGCAAGCATTGCAGCTATAGTGCAGATCGCCTTAACCTGATGACACAACATTCCCGTGTGCACCCAGCCTCTGAGGGCTCAGGTCTAGGTAACTGTATTGAGATCTCACATACAGCAGCCAGAGGAGTTGCCAAACACAGCATTAACATGAATTCTAGGATTAACGGAAGGATCAGATATAGGTGTTCCAGATGTCCATTCAAGACTTTCTGTAAGAGTAACATCATAAAACACCGACGACAGCATCTGATGAATGGCAAGTACAAGTGCCCGAAATGCAACTACAGTGCAATGAGATGGTATGTCCTCCAGCAACATCTGAAATTTCATGAAGCAGACGATCCGACCAAGCAAAGCCCCAGTAACAAGGACAGTTTCCAAGACTTTATTCTTGACCCAAATGATGAGAAAGCGGCTGAAGCTTTACGTCAGGCTGAACCAGGAACTCTTCCTGATGCTGAACAACAAGAGCAGGAATTGATGATGTCTGCAGATGGTGCTGGAGAAGGCATGGAGTTTGACTCAGAACAAGACCTGGAAGGTTTGGAAAATGGGGACCTAGATGCCATGGAAACAGATCATCCATTCCAGGAAGGTGATGAATTGGAGCCAGGTAGTCTAGAGTGTAAGGAATGTCCCTTTACAGCCTTGACTGTGACTGATTATCGCAAACATTCCCGCCTTCACAAGTTGGCCTTGAAGTTCCGCTGTGATTTGTGCTCTTACAGCATCGACAGGCTTAATGTACTGTTGGAACATCGACAGCTGCACTTAGGCGACCCTGATTATGTCCAAGATATGCCCACTGAATCGCTGCTAAACCCGGACTACACAGAAAAGGGAAGAAAGGTTTCAAGCCCAGATTCTGGTGACTCTGGAGAGGAGAAGTTGATGGTGAAGAGTGGTAGCATGTCTGAGGAAAGCAAGAGGTTTACTTGCTCCATGTGCCCTCATCAGTGTAACAAAGTAAGGAATCTGAATGCACATATGGCTCGCCACGGTCAGAACGGCAAGTTCATCTGTGACTGCTGCAGCTGGAGCTCTAACCGGTTAAATCTGGTTTATCAACACAGACAAGTACATTCCAAAGAGCCGGACTTTGACCAGAACCCTGAAGACATCAAGTTCCTCAATCGTCAATATGCTCTCGGCGAAAGTGTTTCACCATCCCTGGAACAGAGTGAGGATAGCACTGGTGAAACAGGCcttgaggaggaggaggaggaggatggAAATGAGGATGAAGCCCACATTGAACTGGTGCGAGGAGGATCAACACCCTCGGAGACAACCAGCATGCAGATACCACGCATCCAAAGGCAGTACAACTGTCACCTTTGTCCATTTTCTTGCAACAGTAAGAGCAGCTTTGCCTACCACAAGAACCTCCATGTGATTAGAGCGAAGTACACCTGCACCAACTGTTCATATAGTGTGGCACGTTGGAATCTATTACGTCAACACATGAGGCTGCATGAAAACCCTGTAGATGAAACAGTGTCTACAAAGCAGAGGCTGAAATGTCCTCTCTGCCCATATCACACTCGTAGCAAGGAGCTGTTGGATGCCCATATCACAATGCATTCCTCCGGCAAAAAACACTCTTGTGACTTCTGCAACTTCAGCTCAGACCAGTATAGTCTTCTGCAGCAACATTTGAAAGTCCATTCCACTATTACTATCGAAGCCAAAGACGGTCCTGAGATGAAGAATGAAATTAAGGTATTTGAACCTCCGGAGTCTGGCATGAGCAGAAGCCTCCTCTATTTCCGTGGCAATAAGGGAGTCAGTGAAGAAACAACGGACAGCCCTGACCCTGAGTTTAAGTGCGAGAGATGCCCTTACAGTGCTTCAACAAAACAGGAAATGGATGCCCATGAAGACCATCACAACGTCAAAAGTGAAGCCGATTGTCCATTTTGCGACTTCAGTTGCACGCAGATTGACGAGCTCTTAGAGCATGCGAGACTTCATTTTCCCAGCACACAAATGGACATGTCCACTCTACAAAACTTGCTgtccaaaaatgagaagaagaAGAATGAAACTGTGGCAAAATTGTCCCAGTCCAAAAAGGAGCTGGCAGCAGACAACACATCTGCAGAGACATCGACTGACAAGACCATGGAGACAGGCAAGGCCAATGCAGAGAAGGATGATAAAACTGCTGATGAAAATGCAGGCATGCAAGATCAGAAAGAGGCTACTCGATCACAGAGAACAAAGGTGTATGTGTGCCAGTATTGTGATCGAGAATTTGAAGAGAAGGCGTTGATGCGTGATCATGAGAAACAGCATCTCATTGGCTCTCAATACTAA